From the Fusobacterium ulcerans ATCC 49185 genome, the window CAACTAATTTCATTTTTTGTTTCCCCCTGTCCTATATCTGATTTATTTTTTTCAAGTATTATTTTTATATTTTAACCTATTATGATAGTGAAAGTAAAGAGAACAATTAATTAAAGAAATGAAAAAGAGACTCAAAATGTTTTTGAGCCCCTTGATATTTTTTAATGGTTGGAAGTTATTATTTTTATCTTAATTATTGTGGTTTGTTTACAAGATTTTGGTCGTATTCAACTCTTGTTCTCATTGCTGCTGTTCTCATTCTTCCTTGTTCATTTGCAATTTCTGTATTTAGTTTCTCAACTTTGTTCCAATCAGGTTTATCTTTGATAAGTTCTTTTCTGATTTCTAATCTTTTTTCATCCATAACAAGTCTTGATCTTTCCATTTCAGGACTTCTCTTAAATCCATTTTGATTAGTTCCAATACCACCACAGTATGAACCAGAGTGATGTCCTCTTTTCATCATATTATTTCCATCCCAGTTTTGGTGTCCTCTTGCAAATGCAGTAGCTCCTAAAGCTAATAACATAATTCCTACTATTGTAAATTTTTTCATATTTATCATCCTCCATGTATTTTGTTTATCTTTATGTAAGAAAATAATATCATGTGATTATGACCTCAATATGTCAAACCAAAAAGTAAATTTTTTATTCTTTAAATTTATACCACAGGCAATTTTATTTAACTCCATAATTTTTTTTACAATAGAAAGTCCCAATCCATTTCCTTCTATACTTAATTCATTAGCATTGCTCCCACGGGAAAAGGGTTCCCATAGTTTGGAAATATCTCCAGTACTTTCTCCAGCTATACTGTTTTCAATACATATTTTTCCATTATCTTCATAGACAGAGATGATGTTATTTTCTTTAGAATATTTTAAGGCATTTTGAATAATATTATCAAAAGCTATTTTAAATATTTTTATATCACAGAAAACTTTTTGATCTTTGATTTCTATATCCCATTCTATATCTTTTTCTAATTCAAGCATTTCATATTTTTCAATACTTTGTTTTAAAATCTCCAGAATTACAATTTCTTTCATTTCTAATTTTATTCCTGGAGAAGAAAGTCTTGAAATAGTGAGAAGATTTCCAACTAGTTCATTCATATCCATACTTTCTTTTGCTATTGCTCTATAGTACTGAGATTTTTCCTGATCAGTCTTAACTATTCCATTAATAAGAGCTTGTGCATAAGTGCTTATAACTGTAATGGGTGTTCTTAATTCATGTGAAGCATTAGAAGCAAAAGCTTTTAAATTTTCAATGGAAAGAGAAAGATTATCAGACATTTTATCAATGCTTTGACTTAATTCTCCTATTTCATCTCCACTTTTAATTTCAGTTTTTTCAGAAAAATCCAGCAGAGATATTTTTCCAGCTACTCTATTTAGTTTTTTGATATTTTTAGTTATCTGTTTAGAAAAAACTCTTCCTATTACCATACTTAGAAGTACTGATGTTATAGTAGTAAGCAAATTAAATATATACATTTCATGCTTGTGTGCACTCATAACAGACAGAGAAGTTCTTAAACCAAGTATACGCCCATCAGGGAGTACTTCATTATATACAAGGAGCTTTATATTTGTTCTTGAAATATTTGTAACATTAAAACCCGTAGGAGGAAGTGAATTATTATGCATATCTTCTCTTTTACCTCTCATCATTTTATGCATATTATTTCTTTTAATTATGGCTATATCTATACCTTCCTTATCTCTGAGGTCTTCTGCATATTCTTTGAAAATCTCATCATCATTTATAAAAGATTTAGAAATATTAACTGCTTCCATCATTTTTTCTTTTTTTCTATATACATAGAAATCATCCAAGAAAAATATATTGAGGATATATCCAGTTAAAACAGTAAATATAACTATAAAAATTGAAAAGATAAAAATTTTTTGGAAAAAATTAACTTTTATTTTCATCAAATATGTACCCCATTCCTCTTACAGTCTTAATCATCTCACTATAGTTTCCAAGCTTTTTTCTAAGCCTTTTTACTAAAGTGTCCACCACTCTGTCATCACCTTCAAAATCAAATCCCCAGACTTCATTTAAAAGAACATCTCTGGAAAAAATTATTCCTTTATTTTTTATGAGGTATTCTAAAAATTGAATTTCTCTTCTTGTGAGTTCAATACTTTCACCATTTACTGTAAGTTCTCCACTTCTAAAATCAAAAGAAAGATCATTAAATTTATAAGAGCTGTTTTCATCTATTTTAAGCATTTTTTTAATTTTTACACTTAAAACTTTTAAACTAAAAGGTTTTGTTATATAATCATCAGCTCCAATACTCAAACCTTTTAACTCATCAATTTCAGAATCTCTTGCAGTCATCATTATTATAGGAATATTTGATTCTTTTCTTATGTTCTGGCAGACTTCCCATCCATTCATCTTAGGAAGATTTATATCAAGTAATATAAGATCAGGATTATGTTCATAAAACATATCTAGAGCAGTTTCTCCATCTAATGCTTTATAAGTAAGAAAAGATTCTTCCAGTAAAGTATCTTCTATTACTTTAATTAAATTTTTTTCATCTTCTACTATCAAAATTTTTTTTGTCATATTTTATCTCCATATTATTTTAATTTTTTATTATCAGTATGGGCAGAAATATGATTTAAATCATATAAAATATCTGATAAAATTCTGTTAGGTATTTTTGAGAATGGTTCAGCTTTATTTTCTTTAATATTAAGAAAATCTACAGATGAAATATATGCTGTTTTATTATCATCCTTAGAAGTAGAATACCCGATTTCTAATTTAATAGCCAGATTATCTTGAGGATATGGTTTAATAAAAATATTTTCATTAATTTTTTCCCATCTATTATTAATAAGAAATTCATATATAGTATTATAACAAAGGTATTTGTCAAGAAAATGACTTATCTCTTTTTTATAAGTATCTTTGTTTTTTAGTTTGTATACTTCTATATCAAGCTGTTTGAACTCTTGGACAATACCGTTTTCTTTAAAATAATTTTTGAAATTTTTTAAAATTTCTCGAGGCATTTCCATAGGATGAGCTATTTTAACTTTATTTGATTTTAAAATAGAAATCATTTTACCTTCCAATGTGAGAAAAGAGTTAGCACGTGTAAATCCATAATTATGCTTATCTATTTCAAATATAATATTTTTTGTAATAAAAGATGTAAGAGGATTTTTGCCTAAAGAAAATATTTCAGAATGTATTAATTCTTTTCTCGTATTCATAGCATATTTTAGATATTCTATTAAATCTTTTATAAGGATATTATAGTTTCTAACAGCTTCATAAGCCTTCATTATATATTTTTCCCTTTGAAAACTCTGTAATTCTCCAGCATTATATTTTTTTAAAACAAGTTTATCTGGAGGAATAAAAGTAATATATGCTGCAGTGATACCATCATCTTTTGTAAAATTTCTCAATAATGGCTGATGTTCTTTATCCAATTTCAATTCTAAAAATATTCTTGAAGAGAATCCAATGTTGTCTAAAAAATTGTTTAATGCAATATTAGTTATTTCAGACTGAGTTCTTGTCATCAAATCATCAGTTTTAGCATGATATCTTATAGTATCATAAACATTTTCAATAGATTTATCTAAAATTTTTCCATAAGGGAGAAGAGAATAGCAAAGCAAAGCTTTTTTATTCTGTTTTTTTATCTCCTTTTCTAAAGAATCAATATCTTTAAAGTTAAAAATACCAGCTAAAGAGGCTACAAATCTTTCTAAAACTTCAGATTTTGGAAGACTGTTTTTATAAGAGTCATAAATTTGTTCGAACTCTAATTCTCCTAATAAATTTTGAAGTTGTTTAAACCAATTTATATCAAATCTTCCTTTTTCAAACTCTTCAGGTCTTATAGAAGTATACTTTAAAATATTCATTCTATTCTCAAGATTTTTTTCATAATTTAAATGAGCTTTGAAAAACCAGTATACTTCATCTAAATATGGATAATTAAGATATTCAGATAACAATGGTCTCCATTTAGGAAAATGAACTGCTGTAAATAATAGAGATTTTTTAAGTGAATAAGGATTATCTAATAAAGAAGCCAGCTCTCTTATAGTTTCCACTGTATCGTTTTTAAGTGGAGATGAGATAGATAAAAAATAATTTAAAGTGTCTTTTTTAGATGAAGGTTTTGATGAAAAACTAGTTGAAATATCAATTCTTTCATATTCCATCAATTCTAATATAGAGAAAAGGAGAGAAGCTCCTTTTATCTCTTTTATTGCAGGAACTAGATGAGTGAGATCACTTTTTCTTATTTCATTTTTTCTGCTTATTTCAGATTTTACTATGGTTGAAATTATTTTTGTTTTTGCATTAGGGTCAAAAGAATATTTTCTTCTTTCTTCAGGAGACATATCAAAAAAATCTGAAAGCAGATTAAAGCTATTTTCTTTTTCAATAAGCTCTTTATATACCCCATCTGTTGAAATAAGCTTCATATCAAAAGCTCTTAAGAAATGAGTTATATTTAATCTTTTTGTTTCATAAAGCTCAACAGTATGAGAAAAAATGTAATAACTATAGAAAAAGACTCTGAACATATTTATATTTTTCAAATCTTTTTCAGATATAAGATCAAATAAGGCTTCCATAAAATGAAGTATTTGAATATTTTGGAA encodes:
- a CDS encoding response regulator transcription factor, translated to MTKKILIVEDEKNLIKVIEDTLLEESFLTYKALDGETALDMFYEHNPDLILLDINLPKMNGWEVCQNIRKESNIPIIMMTARDSEIDELKGLSIGADDYITKPFSLKVLSVKIKKMLKIDENSSYKFNDLSFDFRSGELTVNGESIELTRREIQFLEYLIKNKGIIFSRDVLLNEVWGFDFEGDDRVVDTLVKRLRKKLGNYSEMIKTVRGMGYIFDENKS
- a CDS encoding HAMP domain-containing sensor histidine kinase, encoding MKIKVNFFQKIFIFSIFIVIFTVLTGYILNIFFLDDFYVYRKKEKMMEAVNISKSFINDDEIFKEYAEDLRDKEGIDIAIIKRNNMHKMMRGKREDMHNNSLPPTGFNVTNISRTNIKLLVYNEVLPDGRILGLRTSLSVMSAHKHEMYIFNLLTTITSVLLSMVIGRVFSKQITKNIKKLNRVAGKISLLDFSEKTEIKSGDEIGELSQSIDKMSDNLSLSIENLKAFASNASHELRTPITVISTYAQALINGIVKTDQEKSQYYRAIAKESMDMNELVGNLLTISRLSSPGIKLEMKEIVILEILKQSIEKYEMLELEKDIEWDIEIKDQKVFCDIKIFKIAFDNIIQNALKYSKENNIISVYEDNGKICIENSIAGESTGDISKLWEPFSRGSNANELSIEGNGLGLSIVKKIMELNKIACGINLKNKKFTFWFDILRS